A single Macaca mulatta isolate MMU2019108-1 chromosome 11, T2T-MMU8v2.0, whole genome shotgun sequence DNA region contains:
- the ASIC1 gene encoding acid-sensing ion channel 1 isoform X9 — MQEKPEDSSSRSPCRWQRSSGYAPYQEQFSRAHRGQGRVFTRYGKCYTFNSGRDGRPRLKTMKGGTGNGLEIMLDIQQDEYLPVWGETDETSFEAGIKVQIHSQDEPPFIDQLGFGVAPGFQTFVACQEQRQLIYLPPPWGTCKAVTMDSDLDFFDSYSITACRIDCETRYLVENCNCRMVHMPGDAPYCTPEQYKECADPALDFLVEKDQEYCVCEMPCNLTRYGKELSMVKIPSKASAKYLAKKFNKSEQYIGENILVLDIFFEVLNYETIEQKKAYEIAGLLGDIGGQMGLFIGASILTVLELFDYAYEVIKHKLCRRGKCQKEAKRSSADKGVALSLDDVKRHNPCESLRGHPAGMTYAANILPHHPARGTFEDFTC; from the exons ATGCAGGAGAAGCCTGAGGACAGCAGCTCAAG AAGCCCATGCAGGTGGCAAAGGAGCTCAGGCTATGCACCCTACCAGGAACAGTTTTCCAGGGCACACAGAGGGCAAGGAAGG GTCTTCACACGCTATGGAAAGTGCTACACGTTCAACTCAGGCCGAGATGGGCGGCCGCGGCTGAAGACCATGAAGGGTGGGACAGGCAATGGGCTGGAAATCATGCTGGACATCCAGCAGGACGAGTACCTGCCTGTGTGGGGGGAGACTG ACGAGACGTCCTTCGAAGCAGGCATCAAAGTACAGATCCATAGTCAGGATGAACCTCCTTTCATCGACCAGCTGGGCTTTGGCGTGGCCCCAGGCTTCCAGACCTTTGTGGCCTGCCAGGAGCAGCGG CAGCTCATCTACCTGCCCCCGCCCTGGGGCACCTGCAAAGCTGTTACCATGGACTCGGATTTGGATTTCTTCGACTCCTACAGCATCACCGCCTGCCGCATCGACTGTGAGACACGCTACCTGGTGGAGAACTGCAACTGCCGCATGGTGCACATGCCAG GGGATGCCCCATACTGTACTCCAGAGCAGTACAAGGAGTGTGCAGATCCTGCTCTGG ACTTCCTGGTGGAGAAGGACCAGGAGTACTGCGTGTGTGAAATGCCTTGCAACCTGACCCGCTATGGCAAGGAGCTGTCCATGGTCAAGATCCCCAGCAAAGCCTCAGCCAAGTACCTGGCCAAGAAGTTCAACAAATCTGAGCAATACATAGG GGAGAACATCCTGGTGCTGGACATTTTCTTTGAAGTCCTCAACTATGAGACCATTGAACAGAAGAAGGCCTATGAGATTGCAGGGCTCCTGG GTGACATCGGGGGCCAGATGGGGCTGTTCATCGGCGCCAGCATCCTCACGGTGCTGGAGCTCTTTGACTACGCCTACGAG GTCATTAAGCACAAGCTGTGCCGACGAGGAAAGTGCCAGAAGGAGGCCAAAAGAAGCAGTGCGGACAAGGGCGTGGCCCTCAGCCTGGACGACGTCAAAAGACAC AACCCGTGCGAGAGCCTCCGGGGCCACCCTGCCGGGATGACATACGCTGCCAACATCCTACCTCACCATCCGGCCCGAGGCACGTTCGAGGACTTTACCTGCTGA
- the ASIC1 gene encoding acid-sensing ion channel 1 isoform X10 — MQEKPEDSSSRSPCRWQRSSGYAPYQEQFSRAHRGQGRVFTRYGKCYTFNSGRDGRPRLKTMKGGTGNGLEIMLDIQQDEYLPVWGETDETSFEAGIKVQIHSQDEPPFIDQLGFGVAPGFQTFVACQEQRLIYLPPPWGTCKAVTMDSDLDFFDSYSITACRIDCETRYLVENCNCRMVHMPGDAPYCTPEQYKECADPALDFLVEKDQEYCVCEMPCNLTRYGKELSMVKIPSKASAKYLAKKFNKSEQYIGENILVLDIFFEVLNYETIEQKKAYEIAGLLGDIGGQMGLFIGASILTVLELFDYAYEVIKHKLCRRGKCQKEAKRSSADKGVALSLDDVKRHNPCESLRGHPAGMTYAANILPHHPARGTFEDFTC, encoded by the exons ATGCAGGAGAAGCCTGAGGACAGCAGCTCAAG AAGCCCATGCAGGTGGCAAAGGAGCTCAGGCTATGCACCCTACCAGGAACAGTTTTCCAGGGCACACAGAGGGCAAGGAAGG GTCTTCACACGCTATGGAAAGTGCTACACGTTCAACTCAGGCCGAGATGGGCGGCCGCGGCTGAAGACCATGAAGGGTGGGACAGGCAATGGGCTGGAAATCATGCTGGACATCCAGCAGGACGAGTACCTGCCTGTGTGGGGGGAGACTG ACGAGACGTCCTTCGAAGCAGGCATCAAAGTACAGATCCATAGTCAGGATGAACCTCCTTTCATCGACCAGCTGGGCTTTGGCGTGGCCCCAGGCTTCCAGACCTTTGTGGCCTGCCAGGAGCAGCGG CTCATCTACCTGCCCCCGCCCTGGGGCACCTGCAAAGCTGTTACCATGGACTCGGATTTGGATTTCTTCGACTCCTACAGCATCACCGCCTGCCGCATCGACTGTGAGACACGCTACCTGGTGGAGAACTGCAACTGCCGCATGGTGCACATGCCAG GGGATGCCCCATACTGTACTCCAGAGCAGTACAAGGAGTGTGCAGATCCTGCTCTGG ACTTCCTGGTGGAGAAGGACCAGGAGTACTGCGTGTGTGAAATGCCTTGCAACCTGACCCGCTATGGCAAGGAGCTGTCCATGGTCAAGATCCCCAGCAAAGCCTCAGCCAAGTACCTGGCCAAGAAGTTCAACAAATCTGAGCAATACATAGG GGAGAACATCCTGGTGCTGGACATTTTCTTTGAAGTCCTCAACTATGAGACCATTGAACAGAAGAAGGCCTATGAGATTGCAGGGCTCCTGG GTGACATCGGGGGCCAGATGGGGCTGTTCATCGGCGCCAGCATCCTCACGGTGCTGGAGCTCTTTGACTACGCCTACGAG GTCATTAAGCACAAGCTGTGCCGACGAGGAAAGTGCCAGAAGGAGGCCAAAAGAAGCAGTGCGGACAAGGGCGTGGCCCTCAGCCTGGACGACGTCAAAAGACAC AACCCGTGCGAGAGCCTCCGGGGCCACCCTGCCGGGATGACATACGCTGCCAACATCCTACCTCACCATCCGGCCCGAGGCACGTTCGAGGACTTTACCTGCTGA
- the ASIC1 gene encoding acid-sensing ion channel 1 isoform X2 yields MPIRIFCSVSFSSGEEAPGPLGDIWGPHHHQQQQDISESEEEEEEKEKEAVRKEASKRHSPMDLVAFANSCTLHGTNHIFVEGGPGPRQALWAVAFVLALGAFLCQVGDRVAYYLSYPHVTLLNEVATTELAFPAVTLCNTNAVRLSQLSYPDLLYLAPMLGLDESDDPGVPLAPPGPEAYSGEPFNLHRFYNRSCHRLEDMLLYCSYQGGPCGPHNFSVVFTRYGKCYTFNSGRDGRPRLKTMKGGTGNGLEIMLDIQQDEYLPVWGETDETSFEAGIKVQIHSQDEPPFIDQLGFGVAPGFQTFVACQEQRLIYLPPPWGTCKAVTMDSDLDFFDSYSITACRIDCETRYLVENCNCRMVHMPGDAPYCTPEQYKECADPALDFLVEKDQEYCVCEMPCNLTRYGKELSMVKIPSKASAKYLAKKFNKSEQYIGENILVLDIFFEVLNYETIEQKKAYEIAGLLGDIGGQMGLFIGASILTVLELFDYAYEVIKHKLCRRGKCQKEAKRSSADKGVALSLDDVKRHNPCESLRGHPAGMTYAANILPHHPARGTFEDFTC; encoded by the exons ATGCCCATTCGGATCTTCTGCTCTGTGTCATTCTCCTCTGGAGAGGAGGCCCCAGGGCCCTTGGGAGATATTTGGGGTCCCCAccaccatcagcagcagcaggACATCTCAGAatcagaagaggaggaagaagagaaggaaaaggaggcagTGAGGAAGGAGGCCAGCAAGAGGCATTCACCCATGGACTTGGTGGCCTTTGCCAACAGCTGCACCCTCCACGGCACCAACCACATTTTTGTGGAGGGGGGTCCAGGACCAAGGCAGGCGCTGTGGGCGGTGGCCTTTGTCCTGGCACTGGGTGCCTTCCTGTGCCAGGTAGGGGACCGCGTTGCTTATTACCTCAGCTACCCACACGTGACCCTGCTAAACGAAGTGGCCACCACGGAGCTGGCCTTCCCGGCGGTCACCCTCTGCAACACTAATGCCGTGCGGCTGTCCCAGCTCAGCTACCCTGACTTGCTTTATCTGGCCCCCATGCTGGGACTGGATGAAAGTGATGACCCTGGGGTGCCCCTTGCTCCACCGGGCCCTGAGGCCTACTCTGGGGAGCCCTTTAACCTGCACCGCTTCTACAATCGCTCCTGCCACCGGCTGGAGGACATGCTGCTCTATTGCTCCTACCAAGGGGGgccctgtggccctcacaacttCTCAGTG GTCTTCACACGCTATGGAAAGTGCTACACGTTCAACTCAGGCCGAGATGGGCGGCCGCGGCTGAAGACCATGAAGGGTGGGACAGGCAATGGGCTGGAAATCATGCTGGACATCCAGCAGGACGAGTACCTGCCTGTGTGGGGGGAGACTG ACGAGACGTCCTTCGAAGCAGGCATCAAAGTACAGATCCATAGTCAGGATGAACCTCCTTTCATCGACCAGCTGGGCTTTGGCGTGGCCCCAGGCTTCCAGACCTTTGTGGCCTGCCAGGAGCAGCGG CTCATCTACCTGCCCCCGCCCTGGGGCACCTGCAAAGCTGTTACCATGGACTCGGATTTGGATTTCTTCGACTCCTACAGCATCACCGCCTGCCGCATCGACTGTGAGACACGCTACCTGGTGGAGAACTGCAACTGCCGCATGGTGCACATGCCAG GGGATGCCCCATACTGTACTCCAGAGCAGTACAAGGAGTGTGCAGATCCTGCTCTGG ACTTCCTGGTGGAGAAGGACCAGGAGTACTGCGTGTGTGAAATGCCTTGCAACCTGACCCGCTATGGCAAGGAGCTGTCCATGGTCAAGATCCCCAGCAAAGCCTCAGCCAAGTACCTGGCCAAGAAGTTCAACAAATCTGAGCAATACATAGG GGAGAACATCCTGGTGCTGGACATTTTCTTTGAAGTCCTCAACTATGAGACCATTGAACAGAAGAAGGCCTATGAGATTGCAGGGCTCCTGG GTGACATCGGGGGCCAGATGGGGCTGTTCATCGGCGCCAGCATCCTCACGGTGCTGGAGCTCTTTGACTACGCCTACGAG GTCATTAAGCACAAGCTGTGCCGACGAGGAAAGTGCCAGAAGGAGGCCAAAAGAAGCAGTGCGGACAAGGGCGTGGCCCTCAGCCTGGACGACGTCAAAAGACAC AACCCGTGCGAGAGCCTCCGGGGCCACCCTGCCGGGATGACATACGCTGCCAACATCCTACCTCACCATCCGGCCCGAGGCACGTTCGAGGACTTTACCTGCTGA
- the ASIC1 gene encoding acid-sensing ion channel 1 isoform X7 — protein sequence MPIRIFCSVSFSSGEEAPGPLGDIWGPHHHQQQQDISESEEEEEEKEKEAVRKEASKRHSPMDLVAFANSCTLHGTNHIFVEGGPGPRQALWAVAFVLALGAFLCQVFTRYGKCYTFNSGRDGRPRLKTMKGGTGNGLEIMLDIQQDEYLPVWGETDETSFEAGIKVQIHSQDEPPFIDQLGFGVAPGFQTFVACQEQRLIYLPPPWGTCKAVTMDSDLDFFDSYSITACRIDCETRYLVENCNCRMVHMPGDAPYCTPEQYKECADPALDFLVEKDQEYCVCEMPCNLTRYGKELSMVKIPSKASAKYLAKKFNKSEQYIGENILVLDIFFEVLNYETIEQKKAYEIAGLLGDIGGQMGLFIGASILTVLELFDYAYEVIKHKLCRRGKCQKEAKRSSADKGVALSLDDVKRHNPCESLRGHPAGMTYAANILPHHPARGTFEDFTC from the exons ATGCCCATTCGGATCTTCTGCTCTGTGTCATTCTCCTCTGGAGAGGAGGCCCCAGGGCCCTTGGGAGATATTTGGGGTCCCCAccaccatcagcagcagcaggACATCTCAGAatcagaagaggaggaagaagagaaggaaaaggaggcagTGAGGAAGGAGGCCAGCAAGAGGCATTCACCCATGGACTTGGTGGCCTTTGCCAACAGCTGCACCCTCCACGGCACCAACCACATTTTTGTGGAGGGGGGTCCAGGACCAAGGCAGGCGCTGTGGGCGGTGGCCTTTGTCCTGGCACTGGGTGCCTTCCTGTGCCAG GTCTTCACACGCTATGGAAAGTGCTACACGTTCAACTCAGGCCGAGATGGGCGGCCGCGGCTGAAGACCATGAAGGGTGGGACAGGCAATGGGCTGGAAATCATGCTGGACATCCAGCAGGACGAGTACCTGCCTGTGTGGGGGGAGACTG ACGAGACGTCCTTCGAAGCAGGCATCAAAGTACAGATCCATAGTCAGGATGAACCTCCTTTCATCGACCAGCTGGGCTTTGGCGTGGCCCCAGGCTTCCAGACCTTTGTGGCCTGCCAGGAGCAGCGG CTCATCTACCTGCCCCCGCCCTGGGGCACCTGCAAAGCTGTTACCATGGACTCGGATTTGGATTTCTTCGACTCCTACAGCATCACCGCCTGCCGCATCGACTGTGAGACACGCTACCTGGTGGAGAACTGCAACTGCCGCATGGTGCACATGCCAG GGGATGCCCCATACTGTACTCCAGAGCAGTACAAGGAGTGTGCAGATCCTGCTCTGG ACTTCCTGGTGGAGAAGGACCAGGAGTACTGCGTGTGTGAAATGCCTTGCAACCTGACCCGCTATGGCAAGGAGCTGTCCATGGTCAAGATCCCCAGCAAAGCCTCAGCCAAGTACCTGGCCAAGAAGTTCAACAAATCTGAGCAATACATAGG GGAGAACATCCTGGTGCTGGACATTTTCTTTGAAGTCCTCAACTATGAGACCATTGAACAGAAGAAGGCCTATGAGATTGCAGGGCTCCTGG GTGACATCGGGGGCCAGATGGGGCTGTTCATCGGCGCCAGCATCCTCACGGTGCTGGAGCTCTTTGACTACGCCTACGAG GTCATTAAGCACAAGCTGTGCCGACGAGGAAAGTGCCAGAAGGAGGCCAAAAGAAGCAGTGCGGACAAGGGCGTGGCCCTCAGCCTGGACGACGTCAAAAGACAC AACCCGTGCGAGAGCCTCCGGGGCCACCCTGCCGGGATGACATACGCTGCCAACATCCTACCTCACCATCCGGCCCGAGGCACGTTCGAGGACTTTACCTGCTGA
- the ASIC1 gene encoding acid-sensing ion channel 1 isoform X8: protein MLGLDESDDPGVPLAPPGPEAYSGEPFNLHRFYNRSCHRLEDMLLYCSYQGGPCGPHNFSVVFTRYGKCYTFNSGRDGRPRLKTMKGGTGNGLEIMLDIQQDEYLPVWGETDETSFEAGIKVQIHSQDEPPFIDQLGFGVAPGFQTFVACQEQRQLIYLPPPWGTCKAVTMDSDLDFFDSYSITACRIDCETRYLVENCNCRMVHMPGDAPYCTPEQYKECADPALDFLVEKDQEYCVCEMPCNLTRYGKELSMVKIPSKASAKYLAKKFNKSEQYIGENILVLDIFFEVLNYETIEQKKAYEIAGLLGDIGGQMGLFIGASILTVLELFDYAYEVIKHKLCRRGKCQKEAKRSSADKGVALSLDDVKRHNPCESLRGHPAGMTYAANILPHHPARGTFEDFTC from the exons ATGCTGGGACTGGATGAAAGTGATGACCCTGGGGTGCCCCTTGCTCCACCGGGCCCTGAGGCCTACTCTGGGGAGCCCTTTAACCTGCACCGCTTCTACAATCGCTCCTGCCACCGGCTGGAGGACATGCTGCTCTATTGCTCCTACCAAGGGGGgccctgtggccctcacaacttCTCAGTG GTCTTCACACGCTATGGAAAGTGCTACACGTTCAACTCAGGCCGAGATGGGCGGCCGCGGCTGAAGACCATGAAGGGTGGGACAGGCAATGGGCTGGAAATCATGCTGGACATCCAGCAGGACGAGTACCTGCCTGTGTGGGGGGAGACTG ACGAGACGTCCTTCGAAGCAGGCATCAAAGTACAGATCCATAGTCAGGATGAACCTCCTTTCATCGACCAGCTGGGCTTTGGCGTGGCCCCAGGCTTCCAGACCTTTGTGGCCTGCCAGGAGCAGCGG CAGCTCATCTACCTGCCCCCGCCCTGGGGCACCTGCAAAGCTGTTACCATGGACTCGGATTTGGATTTCTTCGACTCCTACAGCATCACCGCCTGCCGCATCGACTGTGAGACACGCTACCTGGTGGAGAACTGCAACTGCCGCATGGTGCACATGCCAG GGGATGCCCCATACTGTACTCCAGAGCAGTACAAGGAGTGTGCAGATCCTGCTCTGG ACTTCCTGGTGGAGAAGGACCAGGAGTACTGCGTGTGTGAAATGCCTTGCAACCTGACCCGCTATGGCAAGGAGCTGTCCATGGTCAAGATCCCCAGCAAAGCCTCAGCCAAGTACCTGGCCAAGAAGTTCAACAAATCTGAGCAATACATAGG GGAGAACATCCTGGTGCTGGACATTTTCTTTGAAGTCCTCAACTATGAGACCATTGAACAGAAGAAGGCCTATGAGATTGCAGGGCTCCTGG GTGACATCGGGGGCCAGATGGGGCTGTTCATCGGCGCCAGCATCCTCACGGTGCTGGAGCTCTTTGACTACGCCTACGAG GTCATTAAGCACAAGCTGTGCCGACGAGGAAAGTGCCAGAAGGAGGCCAAAAGAAGCAGTGCGGACAAGGGCGTGGCCCTCAGCCTGGACGACGTCAAAAGACAC AACCCGTGCGAGAGCCTCCGGGGCCACCCTGCCGGGATGACATACGCTGCCAACATCCTACCTCACCATCCGGCCCGAGGCACGTTCGAGGACTTTACCTGCTGA
- the ASIC1 gene encoding acid-sensing ion channel 1 isoform X11: MKGGTGNGLEIMLDIQQDEYLPVWGETDETSFEAGIKVQIHSQDEPPFIDQLGFGVAPGFQTFVACQEQRQLIYLPPPWGTCKAVTMDSDLDFFDSYSITACRIDCETRYLVENCNCRMVHMPGDAPYCTPEQYKECADPALDFLVEKDQEYCVCEMPCNLTRYGKELSMVKIPSKASAKYLAKKFNKSEQYIGENILVLDIFFEVLNYETIEQKKAYEIAGLLGDIGGQMGLFIGASILTVLELFDYAYEVIKHKLCRRGKCQKEAKRSSADKGVALSLDDVKRHNPCESLRGHPAGMTYAANILPHHPARGTFEDFTC, translated from the exons ATGAAGGGTGGGACAGGCAATGGGCTGGAAATCATGCTGGACATCCAGCAGGACGAGTACCTGCCTGTGTGGGGGGAGACTG ACGAGACGTCCTTCGAAGCAGGCATCAAAGTACAGATCCATAGTCAGGATGAACCTCCTTTCATCGACCAGCTGGGCTTTGGCGTGGCCCCAGGCTTCCAGACCTTTGTGGCCTGCCAGGAGCAGCGG CAGCTCATCTACCTGCCCCCGCCCTGGGGCACCTGCAAAGCTGTTACCATGGACTCGGATTTGGATTTCTTCGACTCCTACAGCATCACCGCCTGCCGCATCGACTGTGAGACACGCTACCTGGTGGAGAACTGCAACTGCCGCATGGTGCACATGCCAG GGGATGCCCCATACTGTACTCCAGAGCAGTACAAGGAGTGTGCAGATCCTGCTCTGG ACTTCCTGGTGGAGAAGGACCAGGAGTACTGCGTGTGTGAAATGCCTTGCAACCTGACCCGCTATGGCAAGGAGCTGTCCATGGTCAAGATCCCCAGCAAAGCCTCAGCCAAGTACCTGGCCAAGAAGTTCAACAAATCTGAGCAATACATAGG GGAGAACATCCTGGTGCTGGACATTTTCTTTGAAGTCCTCAACTATGAGACCATTGAACAGAAGAAGGCCTATGAGATTGCAGGGCTCCTGG GTGACATCGGGGGCCAGATGGGGCTGTTCATCGGCGCCAGCATCCTCACGGTGCTGGAGCTCTTTGACTACGCCTACGAG GTCATTAAGCACAAGCTGTGCCGACGAGGAAAGTGCCAGAAGGAGGCCAAAAGAAGCAGTGCGGACAAGGGCGTGGCCCTCAGCCTGGACGACGTCAAAAGACAC AACCCGTGCGAGAGCCTCCGGGGCCACCCTGCCGGGATGACATACGCTGCCAACATCCTACCTCACCATCCGGCCCGAGGCACGTTCGAGGACTTTACCTGCTGA
- the ASIC1 gene encoding acid-sensing ion channel 1 isoform X12, translating to MKGGTGNGLEIMLDIQQDEYLPVWGETDETSFEAGIKVQIHSQDEPPFIDQLGFGVAPGFQTFVACQEQRLIYLPPPWGTCKAVTMDSDLDFFDSYSITACRIDCETRYLVENCNCRMVHMPGDAPYCTPEQYKECADPALDFLVEKDQEYCVCEMPCNLTRYGKELSMVKIPSKASAKYLAKKFNKSEQYIGENILVLDIFFEVLNYETIEQKKAYEIAGLLGDIGGQMGLFIGASILTVLELFDYAYEVIKHKLCRRGKCQKEAKRSSADKGVALSLDDVKRHNPCESLRGHPAGMTYAANILPHHPARGTFEDFTC from the exons ATGAAGGGTGGGACAGGCAATGGGCTGGAAATCATGCTGGACATCCAGCAGGACGAGTACCTGCCTGTGTGGGGGGAGACTG ACGAGACGTCCTTCGAAGCAGGCATCAAAGTACAGATCCATAGTCAGGATGAACCTCCTTTCATCGACCAGCTGGGCTTTGGCGTGGCCCCAGGCTTCCAGACCTTTGTGGCCTGCCAGGAGCAGCGG CTCATCTACCTGCCCCCGCCCTGGGGCACCTGCAAAGCTGTTACCATGGACTCGGATTTGGATTTCTTCGACTCCTACAGCATCACCGCCTGCCGCATCGACTGTGAGACACGCTACCTGGTGGAGAACTGCAACTGCCGCATGGTGCACATGCCAG GGGATGCCCCATACTGTACTCCAGAGCAGTACAAGGAGTGTGCAGATCCTGCTCTGG ACTTCCTGGTGGAGAAGGACCAGGAGTACTGCGTGTGTGAAATGCCTTGCAACCTGACCCGCTATGGCAAGGAGCTGTCCATGGTCAAGATCCCCAGCAAAGCCTCAGCCAAGTACCTGGCCAAGAAGTTCAACAAATCTGAGCAATACATAGG GGAGAACATCCTGGTGCTGGACATTTTCTTTGAAGTCCTCAACTATGAGACCATTGAACAGAAGAAGGCCTATGAGATTGCAGGGCTCCTGG GTGACATCGGGGGCCAGATGGGGCTGTTCATCGGCGCCAGCATCCTCACGGTGCTGGAGCTCTTTGACTACGCCTACGAG GTCATTAAGCACAAGCTGTGCCGACGAGGAAAGTGCCAGAAGGAGGCCAAAAGAAGCAGTGCGGACAAGGGCGTGGCCCTCAGCCTGGACGACGTCAAAAGACAC AACCCGTGCGAGAGCCTCCGGGGCCACCCTGCCGGGATGACATACGCTGCCAACATCCTACCTCACCATCCGGCCCGAGGCACGTTCGAGGACTTTACCTGCTGA